GCAGCCTGTGCCCGGTGAGGACGACCTGCTGCAAACTTTTGCCATGTACCGCGTGAAGCCGGAGGAAAAGGAGGCAAAGATCAACGGGCAGAAAGTTCAGCCGGGCGACATGTTTGCCATCACCGATAAGAAGGAGCTGGAGTGGAAGCAAAAAGGCAAGCAGAAGGTGGTATCCATTGGAGAGAACGACGATTTCCGGGCTGCCCTGGGTGAGCTGAATAAGGAGCAGCAGGATGTGCTGGTACTGGTGCACCCGAAGCACGAGGAGATTTTCAGGCGTTACCAGCACTACATGGGCGAGGGCAGCGTGAAGCAACAGCTGGATGATAACAGCAGCAGCAAAGTGTTTGTGCTCACAGCTCAGGAAAACGCTAAGAAGTATAAACTGGAGGTGGAGAACAAGATCGAAAAACTGCAACTCACCAACGTGGCAGGCATGATCGAGGGCAAGCGCAAAAACGAGTATGTGGTGTTTTCCGGCCACTACGACCACATCGGCATCCAAAAAGCAGTGGACGGCGACAGCATCGCCAACGGTGCCGACGATGACGCAGCCGGAACAACGGCCATGATGCTGCTGGCCGACTATTACAAGCAGCAGCCACAGCCGGAGCGTTCGCTCATTTTCGTAGCTTTTGCCGCCGAGGAGATTGGCGGTTTTGGATCCAAATACTTCTCCCAGCAGCTAAACCCGGACGAGATCGTAGCTATGTTCAACATTGAGATGGTGGGTAAGCCCTCTAAGTTTGGTCCGAACAGCGCCTACCTCACCGGCTTCGAGCGTTCTGACTTAGGCACGCTGATGCAGAAACGCCTGGAAAGCACCACCTACAGCATCCACCCCGACCCGTACCCGGAGCAGAACCTGTTCTACCGCTCCGACAACGCCACGCTGGCCCGCCTCGGCGTACCTGCCCATACCATCTCGTCGGTGCAGATAGACCAGGATAAAACCTACCACACCGTAAACGACGAGCTGGAGCAGCTGGACATGGCGCACCTCACCAACATGATCAAAGCCATCGCCCTGGCCTCGCAGGGAGTAGTGAACGGAGAAGATACACCAACCAGGGTTGATAAATCGCAGGTGCGGTAATTAACAGCTACTCCTGCTAGCTGGCTGTAATGGGCGGCTAGCAGGAGTAGTATTCATGCTATACTATAGTTAGGCGGCACTTTGTAATCATTGTTCATATTAACATTGAAATAGAGTACCTGAAATAATTTTATTAGAGCGGGTTATATCTCTTAAAAATCATTTTGCCATACTTACAGCATTAACTTAAACCTAAAATAAAGGAATTCGCATGGTAGAGTATAATAAAGCAATACTAGAAAAGGCGAACGAAGCTATTACTGAGGGTGACAATGAAGGATTTCTGTCTTTCTGCACCGACGACACAGAATGGACTTTTGTAGGTGACCAGACCTTACGAGGGAAGGAAGCTGTTCGACGGTACATGGCCACGGCGTACATAGAACCACCGAAGTTTATGGTTGAAAATTTAATCTCTGAAGGTGATTTTGTTACAGCCCTCGGCAAAATCAGATTAAAAAACAGTGACGGGAAAATGGCTGACTACTCATACTGTGACGTCTGGCGATTTCGCGACGGTAAGATGGCTGAATTAAAGGCTTTCGTTATCAAGACTGACTAAAAGTGCAAACCACCATCGTTACAATGATCATTGGGAGAAATCACCCCTAATAGTGACTAGCTACATATTAGAAAAGTAACGCCTAACAACACCTAAAAAGCGTTCAAAACGCTTTTTAGCCAAGTACGTTGGCAGTAATACATTTATGATGGGCATAAGACACTTTATATTTGCCTTGATTCTTTTACTAAGAGTTGGCACCACCTATGGGCAAAAAAAGTTCAAAGTGGTAGTAAAAGAAACTGGCGGTTGGCAAGAACTATTTTCGTTGGTAGATGAAAATGGAAAACTCATACGCAAGCTTGACCCTAAGAAATATTTTGTGTGTTTCAACCCTGATGAGTATGTCTATTTTGCAATCTTCGGTCTAAGAGCAGGTTTAGATGATGGCCCTGGCTGGACAGCAATCAACGCTGAGGAAAAAGTATTGTTTAACGTCTACAATGCAAGTTCAGGGGAGCCATCCCCTGACTACCTTGTCGATAACAAAATCAGAATAGTAGATAACGATAATTTAATCGGCTATGCTGACCTTAAAGGTGAAATTATCATTGAACCCCAATTTGAAGTCGCAACCTCTTTTCATAAAGGAAAAGCAATAGTAGGCAAGAATTGCAAAAAAGTGCCGTCGGACAAACATGCAAATGAATCAGACTGCAATCATTCCTCCATTATTTGTGATAAGTATGGTTACATCAACGATAAAGGCACTTTAATAAAAATCGGGGCCTATACTTTTGAGCAGATTATGCATGAAATAGGCTGGAAAATGCCTGATGAATAGAAGTA
Above is a window of Pontibacter akesuensis DNA encoding:
- a CDS encoding nuclear transport factor 2 family protein — protein: MVEYNKAILEKANEAITEGDNEGFLSFCTDDTEWTFVGDQTLRGKEAVRRYMATAYIEPPKFMVENLISEGDFVTALGKIRLKNSDGKMADYSYCDVWRFRDGKMAELKAFVIKTD
- a CDS encoding WG repeat-containing protein — its product is MMGIRHFIFALILLLRVGTTYGQKKFKVVVKETGGWQELFSLVDENGKLIRKLDPKKYFVCFNPDEYVYFAIFGLRAGLDDGPGWTAINAEEKVLFNVYNASSGEPSPDYLVDNKIRIVDNDNLIGYADLKGEIIIEPQFEVATSFHKGKAIVGKNCKKVPSDKHANESDCNHSSIICDKYGYINDKGTLIKIGAYTFEQIMHEIGWKMPDE
- a CDS encoding M20/M25/M40 family metallo-hydrolase, which translates into the protein MKNLKLALVALACGSIFTASAQDLSSITQDKATRIVSTLSADDMAGRASFTPGIEKAAQFIQSEFQRIGLQPVPGEDDLLQTFAMYRVKPEEKEAKINGQKVQPGDMFAITDKKELEWKQKGKQKVVSIGENDDFRAALGELNKEQQDVLVLVHPKHEEIFRRYQHYMGEGSVKQQLDDNSSSKVFVLTAQENAKKYKLEVENKIEKLQLTNVAGMIEGKRKNEYVVFSGHYDHIGIQKAVDGDSIANGADDDAAGTTAMMLLADYYKQQPQPERSLIFVAFAAEEIGGFGSKYFSQQLNPDEIVAMFNIEMVGKPSKFGPNSAYLTGFERSDLGTLMQKRLESTTYSIHPDPYPEQNLFYRSDNATLARLGVPAHTISSVQIDQDKTYHTVNDELEQLDMAHLTNMIKAIALASQGVVNGEDTPTRVDKSQVR